AGGGATCGAGGAAAGAAACTAACTGTTACATGCAAGCACAACTTCCTTTTGAATCACAAAGCCGTTTGGCGAAAGAAAAGGTGCAATCCAATTAGCAGCGCAACCTGGGAAGTGAGTATTGACATTCTGTTCTTGGGGGATTCATGGCAGTGCGGGGCCTCGGCTCCCACTGTAAACCCGCTGCTAAGTCCTTAGTAACTGCGACCCCACCAGAGACCATCTCCTCTGAAAAAGAGGAGTGAGAAAACACAGTGCCTGTTCACCGTTCACGAACCTTTCCCTCGGACAAAGCGTTCAGTACCAACATTAAATGGGTGTGTATGCTCGTCACAACTTATTAGCAAAGCAAAATGCACGAGAGGGAGCAAACTTGAGTTGCATCCTTTCTCATCTGGAGTAAATTGGTCACTATTGGCCGTTTATGTTGTAACCCCAATCTTCAAACGTTTAGCTTTTGTGGAATTTTAGCGCATCAGTGTGAACAGGCTTTTTTTTTGTAGGATGAGAAAACAAAAATGTTGGTTCGCATGTGTTGGGATGTCATGAACTGTGCAATAATCACTCGTTCTGAAAGCTTCTTTCCCCCCCCCATGTCTACCGTCCCATGTCACCATGAACGTGTGAATGTGTATCCCAAACTAAGCATAGTTCAGTCATTAGAAGTAATTTATTgaaagaaagggagaaaggGATTTTTTTTAAGCCGAAGATTATTGTTTCGATTTTTTTAGTCAGGTTCCTAAAGTATTGTAACATGAAAATATTTTGTAaatagtaatataaatattgcGTAGTTTCTGATTTTTATTATGGTAATTTGACGCTATAGGGTGTATTTCGTTCAGATGACCATTACGTTTGAGCTTACGACATAGGGCGTCTTCTTTCAGTCGTAGGCTTAACGTTCATTAACGGCACTATGTAATACTGTACAAAATAAACTACATTTAAAGCACTGTCTCTTGTAATAGTTATACCACTACAGCGTATTATCGCATAGCTGCCATTTGAATTGAATAAACATAATTAAATTTGTTTTCCCTAAGCAATAGAAATATTAGAAAACAAGCATACAATTATATAGCAACTTCACTTACCGGTCTTTAAAAAATCTGATTCACAGTTCGCAAACAGCAAACAgcttcaaaaacacaacaggaATTCATTCAGTATTACAACGAGAACATTCTTCCTAGCATTTTTATTAATGGCAACAAAAAGAATAATAACTGATGCATTAAATATAAAAGCAACGCTCGTCTTGTTAATACCTTAACATTTTTCAAATACCATTTTAAACTTCAGTTTACACTTAACTATCCCCAGACCCAGAGAGATACAGCTATACAGAGGTCTGGGTGAACCGTCAGCGAAAgagaatattaaaatattaaataagcAAATATTAAAATGGTCGCCTTCAGCTCTGACCTAAATGATGCTTTTGCCAACGTGTGCACGGGACTACTGATATTTTATATGTCAATTCCGTTAATTGATCAAATGAGGTCTATAACGATCTCAAATAAAACGTTTCGGTAAATGGAAATGGACAATgattttaaaaacacacaaataatgAAATTTTATCAACGATTTTTTGTTTGGTTGGCTGgatttgttttgctttgtttttcttTGGTAGCAGATTAAATCTATCAAGATAATTATACAGTCGCAGGTTTTACTGACTAATACATATATAATCATGATTAGCTGTGCTACTCTTTCCCATTTCttgaaaaataaagaaaacacagTTTAACTCTACAAAGTATGTCTGGAGTTTTGAGGTCGTTGTTTGACAGCTGACACTTTGTCAAAAACCTTTTCGTCCTGCTCTTTGAGTGGAGCAGATAACGACTGCAGAGAACAGAACGGCGGGGAAGAGAGCACACTGAAATCTCTTCATAATATTTTGTAATTGGGATTCATATAGTTATTAATTAGCTATTAATTAAATTCACTCATTTATTTACATTACTGTAGAAAACCTATAATTATGAAATTATAGGTTATATTCCAAAAGAAGTATAATGACAGTTCTCGTTTCTTTCTCCTCCAAGTCTacattatttttaaatcaaactgTTTGCTTGttctatttattattattattattattgcacaGAAAATTGGGTGCTAAAAAATTGGTTTCTGGGGGCACACAAAAAGTTTAAAGGTACATAAAGTCGTATGATCAGTCACACACAGCCTACACAGAACTAGATACTCTTTAAAACATCGTGAACATGGGATAATTAGCATTCGTTCTGTACGGTTGTCACACAGGCTGATAACCGTAGCGAACTCTCTACGGTGTGATAAAACATGAGATACCCATTTACACATTACAATGATCAATCACATTACATGATCAATCCGTTTCTGATGGTTCCTGATCATTTCATCCGCACCAGGTATATGCTGGCAGACTAAAGAAACAAACAACATACATGAACCTGTTTGTGTGGGTCAGGATGCCAGTTGACTCCCTGTCAATTGAACACAACCTCTACTTGCGGGCTAAGCGCACCCCCTTGTGGACAATCCTTAGTCTGCGAAccgtgagtgaatgagtgacgTGGTCACGTGGGTGATTCACGTCTAGCACCCTGGACAAGACACTTTCTAACACTTTTAAATGGGCTGGAATTTCTGTAATGCATGTGGTTTATCTTATTAAGTATTTGGCAAAATGTCCTACACATCAGATCAATTCACTGCAAAAGCCACACTTATTCTATAACACGTTTTAACTTGAGTCTGGAGtatattgtttttaaatgtgaCGTTTGTAGAGGACAATCTGCAAAACCTACAGCCAAATGCAAATTGAATCCCAGCATGATTTTAAAACCTGAGTAAGACCCTGAATAAGACCCTGAACTCAAGCGACTAATCACAACACTATAGCGGATGTCAGAGGATGACACAGATACAAAGAAATCAGCACTTAGTTTTTATTCATTTGAAAAATACAACATAAATGAACAGTCATTTAACTTTTATTCACAAATTTTAACTTAAACCTATAACAAAACAAGGTTACTGTAAGAAATATTCAGTTGACAGGGATTATCACACAAAACATTTTAGATTAAGTCTTGACAAACATGAGTATTTACATACACGCTGATATAGAGTAGTAGTAATATTGGCTACAGAGGTCTGGTTAACGTGGTCTCCTCCAGCGGCATTGTGACAGTACAAATTGGAATAACAAACGGGGttcttaaaataaacaaaaaatgtacTTGGCTGTGTTTCCATTATAACACTTTACATGGACTTGAAACAAAGCAAACTCATGATAAAAGGAGTTTTAACAGAGTTCCCATAAAAACATATTACACAAAACATCAGAGAATCTAAATGCTTTGTTTCTCCAAACCACTCAATGAACTAAATCCacccacccatctctctctctcacacactcacacacacaaacatctttCATTTCGTTCCATTTTTCAGAGTTACCACTACCAGACAGGGCCAGTCTCAGTTTACAGGACTCGTGCATTAGGTCTGCAGCCAGCCGTGATGGAGTCAGATTTCACTTCCTAAACCTAAATATCCACAGCAGTGACCCAATGATAATAAACTTATCTGGGTTATACTGACCCCTCCTCTTGATCGTGATCTTAAGGTTCGGTGAGAGTCatatagataaaaaaaaaaaaaaaaaaaaaagaaatcaactCACAAAGAGCCAACTgcactgccctctggtggccactACCAGCATAAGACCTGTAAACTGAAATCAATGTGAATGTTCTTTACGTGTACCGGACTGTAGCCTTCACTGACTCATTAAAGCATTGGAAACTGGTGTTATACAGCAAAAGTGGTCACAAGCCACATGAAACAAATAGTGTGTCTGCCATTGAACGGTGGAGTGTGTCTGCTACTTTGGTTGCCTACTGCAGTGGGTTCCAGAagaacagctccacacacacacacacacacacaaacacgcacacacacacacacacacacacacacacacacacacacacacacacacacacacacacacacacacacacacacacacgactgaaCTCATGAccatgtcagtgctgatactggCTTTTTCCCATTCCCTTTTTCTTAAAAAACTGAAACATGCATGTTACCAATAATTAACATAAAACTAACGATAAATTAACAACTCAATCACCTGCCAGAGAAAAGGCAAGGAATgtgaatacccccccccccccgccccccagcATGCACAACTCACCAGAGCACTCTGATGATGTCACTTCCTATCTCTTCAGGAAGCAGAACATTTTCTCCAGACATAAGGAGGGGCTTGTAGTGACGAAACATCTTTGAAATATTGACTAGTTTAAATAACATCCATGACTACGACAAACAGCTAAAACACGTGTGTTACTTACGACGACCATCAAAACTATCGTGTGCAGTGCAAGTTTCCTGTTAGCAGGCACAGTTCGTGCGGCTGGGACCAGCACGGCTCAGCTCACTTCTGCTGCTGTTGTCTCAGGCAGGCCAACAGTATCTTCTTGTGGGCGGGGTCTAGAACTCCAGCTTCCTCTAGGTCCTCCTCAGTGATGTCACTGCAAAAACATTAGTATCTTTTTGCTTATTTAAAACATGGAGAGATGTGATGGAGTGTAAAAAGAAGCAATCTGAGCTGATGTACGGGAGGAGCGTGAGACGGAGGAGCGTGAGATGGAGGATGGTGGCATCACCTGAGGAACTCGAGGTCGTCCCAGCCGTTACGCAGGAGCCCTTCCTCATACCGGTCCAGTCCCAACCTCTGCAGCCAATCGCCAACACTGGTCTCCACCGAGAGACTACTGCTGCTACTGCCACCCTGCCACGCACCCTGCTGGACAAAGAGCGTCATTACGCACAAAACGCAGGAGTAATGGAATTAAATTCAATAAGATTattactctttctctctctctccacctcacctcctctggtAGGTCTTCAGCGATGCTCTCCTCCTGGATGGATCGAGGGGGGAAGGTGCGGCAGGCGTCCCCCAGGCCGAGGCCTCGAAGGTGTGGAGTGGTACCCCCTTTCAACACCACTCCCCCAGGCCCACGCTCCTGAGTGCCCGTGTACTCCGCCTCACTTAACTTTTTCGCTAGATGTAGAACCGAACATGACTGGTCGTCCACTCCCGAGGCTCCGCCTCTtctgaaaggggaggggcctgggTTCAATATGGGTGAAGGAGTCTCCACGCAGAAAGCTCCGCCTCCCCCCTGGGGTGGGGCAAAgctgggggaagagagaggttTTGAGGTGACGGCTGATGAAGGTGGGATTTTTATATCTGCCAAGTCGGGGTGTAGCCGAGGTTTGCTTTCTTTTCCGGGTGGGAAAAACGAGGCTTCCGACATCTCGAGAGCGCatttggggagtggagggggtgggAAGTCGGGTGGTGGGCGGTTCAGAGTGCTGCCGCCATGCGCCCCAGGGTTCCCATCATCCTCTGAGGACCCCTCCTCGCTGATGGGGCGGACGGGGCGTCCAACCGTCTGCCTGCGTGTCTGGATGGAGCTCCCGCTCGGAGGCTTGCCtttccccaccccacccacaggGGGTGCCGATTTACTTGCTGCAGAAGAGAGGGCAGAGCCTGGGAGCAGATCTGCAGCCATAGCAGCTGATTGGTTGGGAACTCCCTCGAGGATGTAGTAGGCGGGGTTGTTGAAGCTGTTCTTGGAGGTGGTGGCATCTGGGTCGCTGGTGTCCTGCTTTGACCTAACATCCACCCACGAACATCATTAAAGCCAAACGAAACAGCTTCAAGCACCAGTCTGTATCTGGTGAACTGTGCGAGCATGTACCTGGCTTGTGTGTTGTCCTCTTTAGAGGAGCTGTGTGTGAATGCAGCTCGACCTGTAGCGCTACGCTCCGGCTCTTCTGAAACCTTACTCAGCTCCTTCCTGGTCGGAGACGGCCTGTAGAAACACCCACATCATCAGTGGCATCATCCTGCCCACTAATCAATCATTCGTTCAGCTCCAAAAGCAGCTTATTCATTTGCCTTAGGAACGGTTACAATAATGAGGAAGAATGTAACATAAAAAGTTAAAATATTAGGAGGTGGACACGTATGTAATAGTTTGATTTCCTGTTGACAAATTGCCAATGACACTGTACAAATGAACACGTTTTCACTTCACAGCTGTGTAGAAGGGGTGTGTTTCCTCACTTCACGTAATCATGAGCGCCTCTAGGGGGCAGTGTCTTCCCTTTGGGCACTCCAGTCTCGTCCTTATCCACACTGATCCACTCTGAGAGGACAGGGATGCATGAATGGATGAACAGATGGAAACATTAAAGAATAAAAAACagcttttgtgttttttttccccacacacacacacacacacacacacacacacacacaaacatgtaattAAACACACATGGTCAGACACGGCTGGCGTACCGTAGAGCCTCTCTCTGGTGCCCATTCTTTCAGACGGCACCCGGACTCTCATGGAGCCACGGATGTTTCCGGTCTCTTCTCCACGGTGGGACAGGTACGTGTGGAACTGCTGCGCTGTGCTTCCGATCATCGACTTCAGTGCCAACACACACTCGCCTACAAACACGTGTGCACAGAAATCATTTCAGACACCTGCTATCAACCACCAAGACACATGAATACAAGTTTTCAAAGCACATAGAAGAATAACACAGGAAACAGACCAAATCAAAATGTTATGATGTCAAAAAtgatacacaaacatacacacacactctcacatgacCAAAACAGCATGTTCTAGTCCATCAGCCACAGCGTATTAAAATAATATGCAAATGTAcacgctcacacagacacacacacacacacacacacacacacacacacaaatgtgtagcaccccccttcacacacacagtgttaccATAGGACTCGTATCCATCGAGAGACTTGACGGTGAGCAGCAGGTGCTGGTCCTGAAGATACTCTATATCTGACAGGATGGGCTTCAGGGTGGTGAGCTGCTTGGACGACCAGCCCACACGCAGGAAGTTTATGTTGTCACTGCTCTGAGTGTCGTTCTCATAGCTCTTCTTAAACTctacacagacagaaagagagagagagacagagaataaAATAAAGAGATGAAAACGttcaaaaacaaacatttagtGTGGAGTCAGAGAGGTTTGCCATAAATGTCCACAAGGGGGCAGTCACTCTACAGATTATTTATTTGAAAGATGTACAGCGTATGTACTATCGGCCAGCTAATGTAATTGATCAATTAGGAGTGGCTCTACCCTCAAGACAGGTGGAGTAAAACTCTATGAAGAACTTGGTCCTGCTGGCAGTCTTAACTATAGCTTCAATGCTCTCAAACTCAATATACGCCTGCTCTGATGACTTGGgtaaacctgagagagagagagagcgcgagagagagagagagagagagagagagagagagagagagagagattgtgagagatagtgagagattgtgagagatagcgagagagagagagaaagaaagaaggggTCATGGTGGGAATTGAGGTCTGTGCAAGATCTTGTCATATAAAGATAACAAAAAAAATATCAGCGATAGCATTTTACACAAATAGCCGAGCAGCATGAACTTAACGTGTGGTGCAGATGCCATGTGCCAGTGTTTGTGAGTCCGTCACACCTTTTTTAGAGACAAACTGAGATGTCACTCCAACCTCAAAAGTAGCAAACACAGGCGAATGGTCACTGGTGACAACGTCATCCGTGCAACCTGACATGATGCAGACAAGTGATCAACTCATGGTTCATTCGCTCCGAGGAGAGGCAGGCTTGTAAGGGAGAGCAGCGTTTGGCATAATATAACAAACATAAATCTAcaacaaatgtaaaataaagGAATGAATTGGGTTGGGAGGTTTTACCATAGGAGTTACACACAATGTGTGTTTCTGGGTAAGATTTCCACAGGATCCGGTCACACCATGACGGCACGTTCGTCCGcatctgaggaggaggagaaaggacGCGCGAGGGAGTGAAACAGGAAGCCCACTAAGGAGATTCTTTTCTCACTGAGGCCTCAACCACTTCCTGTGTCAAAGGTGAAGCAGGAGGAAGGGGACACCTCCTATCACAGGGTGTAAAATGTTGCAGGTTTCCTATTGAGCTATTGAGCTCCAGTACTGGAGGAGTCTTGCACTGGGCACACTCCACTTTCCCCATTCACACATCCGATTAAGACCATAAAAGGTTGAATCGGATTTTAAAAAGCAGCAAAACCTGTATAGTGTGAGGTCACAGGCCTTAGAAACACGAGCcttcacacaccacctcacataCTGGATAACAAGGGACACCCACACAATAAATGAACACACGCTTTAGAAAATACGCTTTCATGTTCAACAGTGAACGAGGTAGCAGGTTGATCTGCTGAAATGCACCACTCAACATCCCCAGAGACCTACACTCAAGAATTCACCAAGCAGAAAGATGGTGTAGGTGATGTTGGTGTCCACAAGCTCCCGCCGGCCACACTGTTGAGGGCGGGCCGTGGAGCATTCTGAATTGTTCAGAAATGTCTGGACACCACGAAGTATGGCGAAGGtgtgtttaatttttttccaTGAAACACCAGCAGCCAATGCAAAGGTGCTGTGGCCATCATCTCACACACCGCTAAAGAACCCAACATCCTGACATACCACTCAAGATAAAGACCATGTTCGCTACAGAGATCATCGCCTAGGCAAATGAGCTTTGCACAGCTATTTATGGCTTTGCTACGTTTTTAAATGTAGGCCAGATGTAAAGCACACAGAAAGCCTTGGTGTTGTGGTTtctttgtgtgtctttgtgtgtcatTTCTTGCATGTCATGCAGGAGCGTGCGGTCCAACGTCTTCTTCCTGTCTTGCTAGGCAACCTACCCCTGTTGCCTTCTGCTTCTGCCAGACGTACGTATCCCGGGAGCCCCTCTCATAGCGGTACGTTGGGGGGTATGTGATCTCCTCCTCAGCTAAAAGACACAGAAAAGAGACAGGAAGTGATAAAATCAAACACTTGTGGTGGCGGTTTGCAGTGACTCAGCAAAACCCCCATCCCCCGACAGCTAACAGAGCAGTAGAGGCTGTATGGAGGTTCTCTCTGCTCCACCTAGGGGAGCCAGACAGCGCATTTACACACGCCACAGACAGGGGGCTTCGGAGGAGGCTCGCGCTACATTTTTTGCATTGGGGGGGAAAAAAGCCCAAAAGCCATTCACACTTATGGGTAACTGTTTTAGTTTAAATGGTTTGATATTTTACTGACACCAACACTGAGCAGGTCGGTTATAATTCAGAACCATCAGGGTGTAAACGACTCGGATCAACCAACCACCAGGTCTGAAGCACCACACTACCAGCGCCATCCCAAACCCTGCCGCTCCAGTGAGCTCCAGCTTAAAAAAATCCTTCAGCACACACTCCAAAATCcaaaaaatccaaaatcttcACGTGAGGGATGTTCACGTGGAGCTCGGATATTCTTAAAATCTTAAGACTACATGTCAGTAAAGTCACGTCACTAAAACTGATGCTCTGGGAAAGAAACAAATTCTGTTCTGTTATCAGTAACTGTATTTTTTTTTGGGCTATTTTAAACAATCAGGAAGCCTTTCTACAAAAAACAAGAACTTGAAACAATCAAATACAGGAATTTAGATTGATGGCAccttcaccccaacacacacgtgaTCTGGTGGccttcaccccaacacacacgtgaGCTGGTGGCCTTCAGCCCAACGCACACGTGAGCTGGTGGCCTTCAGCCCAACGCACACGTGAGCTGGTGGCCTTCACCCCAACGCACACGTGAGCTGGTGGCCTTCACCCCAACGCACA
This sequence is a window from Brachyhypopomus gauderio isolate BG-103 chromosome 16, BGAUD_0.2, whole genome shotgun sequence. Protein-coding genes within it:
- the inppl1a gene encoding phosphatidylinositol 3,4,5-trisphosphate 5-phosphatase 2A isoform X2; translated protein: MAGGGVSPLGAAPPLWYHRDLSRAAAEELLARSGRDGSFLVRDSESVNGAYALCVLFQKHVHTYRILPDEESFLAVQTSQGVQPKRFKTLHELIQLYLQPSQGLVTTLLLPVEREDNTEERDYSDGEDDKPPLPPRSGSCGSALLTTDPPTESALVGNGLSTISHEYLKGSYALDLEAVKQGASSLPHLNKTLVSSCKRLHGEVDKVLSGLEILSKVFDQQSASMVSRMIQQSVSQAGDQELEHLVTKLSILKDLLSSIEKKALKALQDMSVSVPSIPSQLSPRHSKAIPVQAFEVKLDVYLADLTKIGKSQKHTLSVDVEGGKLVVMKKMKDSQEDWATFTHDKIRQLIKSQRMPSKLGIMFEKEKDKSQRKDFIFASAKKREAFCQLLQLMKNKHSNQDEPDMISVFTGTWNMGSVPAPKAIGSWLLSRGLGKTLDEMTVTIPHDIYVFGTQENSVCDKEWVETLRAALRDYTELDYKPVAIQTLWNIKIVVLVKPEHENRISHVGMSSVKTGIANTLGNKGAVGVSFMFNGTSFGFVNCHLTSGNEKIHRRNQNYLDILRQLSLGDKQLNSFDISLRFTHLFWFGDLNYRLDMDIQEILNYINRKEFEPLLKVDQLNLEREKNKVFLRFAEEEITYPPTYRYERGSRDTYVWQKQKATGMRTNVPSWCDRILWKSYPETHIVCNSYGCTDDVVTSDHSPVFATFEVGVTSQFVSKKGLPKSSEQAYIEFESIEAIVKTASRTKFFIEFYSTCLEEFKKSYENDTQSSDNINFLRVGWSSKQLTTLKPILSDIEYLQDQHLLLTVKSLDGYESYGECVLALKSMIGSTAQQFHTYLSHRGEETGNIRGSMRVRVPSERMGTRERLYEWISVDKDETGVPKGKTLPPRGAHDYVKPSPTRKELSKVSEEPERSATGRAAFTHSSSKEDNTQARSKQDTSDPDATTSKNSFNNPAYYILEGVPNQSAAMAADLLPGSALSSAASKSAPPVGGVGKGKPPSGSSIQTRRQTVGRPVRPISEEGSSEDDGNPGAHGGSTLNRPPPDFPPPPLPKCALEMSEASFFPPGKESKPRLHPDLADIKIPPSSAVTSKPLSSPSFAPPQGGGGAFCVETPSPILNPGPSPFRRGGASGVDDQSCSVLHLAKKLSEAEYTGTQERGPGGVVLKGGTTPHLRGLGLGDACRTFPPRSIQEESIAEDLPEEGAWQGGSSSSSLSVETSVGDWLQRLGLDRYEEGLLRNGWDDLEFLSDITEEDLEEAGVLDPAHKKILLACLRQQQQK
- the inppl1a gene encoding phosphatidylinositol 3,4,5-trisphosphate 5-phosphatase 2A isoform X1, giving the protein MAGGGVSPLGAAPPLWYHRDLSRAAAEELLARSGRDGSFLVRDSESVNGAYALCVLFQKHVHTYRILPDEESFLAVQTSQGVQPKRFKTLHELIQLYLQPSQGLVTTLLLPVEREDNTEERDYSDGEDDKPPLPPRSGSCGSALLTTDPPTESALVGNGLSTISHEYLKGSYALDLEAVKQGASSLPHLNKTLVSSCKRLHGEVDKVLSGLEILSKVFDQQSASMVSRMIQQSVSQAGDQELEHLVTKLSILKDLLSSIEKKALKALQDMSVSVPSIPSQLSPRHSKAIPVQAFEVKLDVYLADLTKIGKSQKHTLSVDVEGGKLVVMKKMKDSQEDWATFTHDKIRQLIKSQRMPSKLGIMFEKEKDKSQRKDFIFASAKKREAFCQLLQLMKNKHSNQDEPDMISVFTGTWNMGSVPAPKAIGSWLLSRGLGKTLDEMTVTIPHDIYVFGTQENSVCDKEWVETLRAALRDYTELDYKPVAIQTLWNIKIVVLVKPEHENRISHVGMSSVKTGIANTLGNKGAVGVSFMFNGTSFGFVNCHLTSGNEKIHRRNQNYLDILRQLSLGDKQLNSFDISLRFTHLFWFGDLNYRLDMDIQEILNYINRKEFEPLLKVDQLNLEREKNKVFLRFAEEEITYPPTYRYERGSRDTYVWQKQKATGMRTNVPSWCDRILWKSYPETHIVCNSYGCTDDVVTSDHSPVFATFEVGVTSQFVSKKGLPKSSEQAYIEFESIEAIVKTASRTKFFIEFYSTCLEEFKKSYENDTQSSDNINFLRVGWSSKQLTTLKPILSDIEYLQDQHLLLTVKSLDGYESYGECVLALKSMIGSTAQQFHTYLSHRGEETGNIRGSMRVRVPSERMGTRERLYEWISVDKDETGVPKGKTLPPRGAHDYVKPSPTRKELSKVSEEPERSATGRAAFTHSSSKEDNTQARSKQDTSDPDATTSKNSFNNPAYYILEGVPNQSAAMAADLLPGSALSSAASKSAPPVGGVGKGKPPSGSSIQTRRQTVGRPVRPISEEGSSEDDGNPGAHGGSTLNRPPPDFPPPPLPKCALEMSEASFFPPGKESKPRLHPDLADIKIPPSSAVTSKPLSSPSFAPPQGGGGAFCVETPSPILNPGPSPFRRGGASGVDDQSCSVLHLAKKLSEAEYTGTQERGPGGVVLKGGTTPHLRGLGLGDACRTFPPRSIQEESIAEDLPEEQGAWQGGSSSSSLSVETSVGDWLQRLGLDRYEEGLLRNGWDDLEFLSDITEEDLEEAGVLDPAHKKILLACLRQQQQK
- the inppl1a gene encoding phosphatidylinositol 3,4,5-trisphosphate 5-phosphatase 2A isoform X3, with the translated sequence MHKTPASSDNFLNMMFQKHVHTYRILPDEESFLAVQTSQGVQPKRFKTLHELIQLYLQPSQGLVTTLLLPVEREDNTEERDYSDGEDDKPPLPPRSGSCGSALLTTDPPTESALVGNGLSTISHEYLKGSYALDLEAVKQGASSLPHLNKTLVSSCKRLHGEVDKVLSGLEILSKVFDQQSASMVSRMIQQSVSQAGDQELEHLVTKLSILKDLLSSIEKKALKALQDMSVSVPSIPSQLSPRHSKAIPVQAFEVKLDVYLADLTKIGKSQKHTLSVDVEGGKLVVMKKMKDSQEDWATFTHDKIRQLIKSQRMPSKLGIMFEKEKDKSQRKDFIFASAKKREAFCQLLQLMKNKHSNQDEPDMISVFTGTWNMGSVPAPKAIGSWLLSRGLGKTLDEMTVTIPHDIYVFGTQENSVCDKEWVETLRAALRDYTELDYKPVAIQTLWNIKIVVLVKPEHENRISHVGMSSVKTGIANTLGNKGAVGVSFMFNGTSFGFVNCHLTSGNEKIHRRNQNYLDILRQLSLGDKQLNSFDISLRFTHLFWFGDLNYRLDMDIQEILNYINRKEFEPLLKVDQLNLEREKNKVFLRFAEEEITYPPTYRYERGSRDTYVWQKQKATGMRTNVPSWCDRILWKSYPETHIVCNSYGCTDDVVTSDHSPVFATFEVGVTSQFVSKKGLPKSSEQAYIEFESIEAIVKTASRTKFFIEFYSTCLEEFKKSYENDTQSSDNINFLRVGWSSKQLTTLKPILSDIEYLQDQHLLLTVKSLDGYESYGECVLALKSMIGSTAQQFHTYLSHRGEETGNIRGSMRVRVPSERMGTRERLYEWISVDKDETGVPKGKTLPPRGAHDYVKPSPTRKELSKVSEEPERSATGRAAFTHSSSKEDNTQARSKQDTSDPDATTSKNSFNNPAYYILEGVPNQSAAMAADLLPGSALSSAASKSAPPVGGVGKGKPPSGSSIQTRRQTVGRPVRPISEEGSSEDDGNPGAHGGSTLNRPPPDFPPPPLPKCALEMSEASFFPPGKESKPRLHPDLADIKIPPSSAVTSKPLSSPSFAPPQGGGGAFCVETPSPILNPGPSPFRRGGASGVDDQSCSVLHLAKKLSEAEYTGTQERGPGGVVLKGGTTPHLRGLGLGDACRTFPPRSIQEESIAEDLPEEQGAWQGGSSSSSLSVETSVGDWLQRLGLDRYEEGLLRNGWDDLEFLSDITEEDLEEAGVLDPAHKKILLACLRQQQQK